From Rissa tridactyla isolate bRisTri1 chromosome 7, bRisTri1.patW.cur.20221130, whole genome shotgun sequence, a single genomic window includes:
- the RASL10B gene encoding ras-like protein family member 10B isoform X2: protein MVATVKIAVLGAQGVGKSAIVRQFLYNEFSEVCVPTTARRVYLPAVVMNGHVHDLQIMDFPPITAFPVNTLQEWADVCCRGLRSVHAYILVYDICCFDSFEYIKTIRQQILETRVIGTSETPIIIVGNKRDLQRGRVIPRWNVSNLVKKTWKCGYIECSAKYNWHILLLFSELLKSVGCARCKHVHTTIRFQGALRRNRCTIM, encoded by the exons ATGGTGGCAACGGTCAAGATCGCCGTGCTGGGAGCCCAGGGCGTGGGCAAGAGCGCCATAGTCCGGCAGTTCCTCTACAACGAGTTCAGCGAGGTCTGCGTGCCCACCACGGCCCGCCGCGTCTACCTGCCCGCCGTCGTCATGAACGGCCACGTCCACGACCTGCAGATCATGGACTTTCCCCCCATCACCGCCTTCCCCGTCAACACCCTGCAG GAGTGGGCGGACGTATGTTGCAGGGGGCTCCGGAGCGTCCATGCCTACATCCTGGTCTATGACATCTGTTGCTTTGACAGCTTCGAGTACATCAAAACCATCCGCCAGCAGATCCTGGAAACGAG GGTCATCGGCACTTCGGAGACGCCCATCATCATCGTGGGCAACAAGCGGGACCTGCAGCGGGGCCGGGTGATCCCGCGCTGGAACGTCTCCAACCTGGTGAAGAAGACGTGGAAGTGTGGCTACATCGAGTGCTCGGCCAAGTACAACTGGCAcatcctgctgctcttcagcgAGCTCCTGAAGAGCGTGGGCTGCGCCCGCTGCAAGCACGTCCACACCACCATCCGCTTCCAGGGCGCCCTGCGCAGGAACCGATGCACCATCATGTGa
- the RASL10B gene encoding ras-like protein family member 10B isoform X1: MAEGLQGALRAVAGVGWGRAEVSWALGVRAGEPADPLLPAGVAASSACPAPNQRGASPGHGVAAEPGLIPLCTLQEWADVCCRGLRSVHAYILVYDICCFDSFEYIKTIRQQILETRVIGTSETPIIIVGNKRDLQRGRVIPRWNVSNLVKKTWKCGYIECSAKYNWHILLLFSELLKSVGCARCKHVHTTIRFQGALRRNRCTIM, from the exons ATGGCTGAAGGGCTGCAGGGGGCACTCAGAGCCGTCGCAGGGGTGGGttggggcagagcagaggtgagctgggcgCTGGGCGTCAGGGCTGGAGAGCCTGCAGACCCCTTGCTACCCGCCGGCGTAGCAGCATCCTCGGCGTGCCCGGCCCCGAATCAGCGCGGGGCATCCCCCGGGCACGGCGTCGCGGCTGAGCCGGGATTGATCCCTCTCTGCACCTTGCAGGAGTGGGCGGACGTATGTTGCAGGGGGCTCCGGAGCGTCCATGCCTACATCCTGGTCTATGACATCTGTTGCTTTGACAGCTTCGAGTACATCAAAACCATCCGCCAGCAGATCCTGGAAACGAG GGTCATCGGCACTTCGGAGACGCCCATCATCATCGTGGGCAACAAGCGGGACCTGCAGCGGGGCCGGGTGATCCCGCGCTGGAACGTCTCCAACCTGGTGAAGAAGACGTGGAAGTGTGGCTACATCGAGTGCTCGGCCAAGTACAACTGGCAcatcctgctgctcttcagcgAGCTCCTGAAGAGCGTGGGCTGCGCCCGCTGCAAGCACGTCCACACCACCATCCGCTTCCAGGGCGCCCTGCGCAGGAACCGATGCACCATCATGTGa